ATCATAAAAAAACATCTCTTCAATTACATCTTGATAAGAAGTTACTATCTTAGCTCCCTCTTTAATTAAATTATTACAACCTTTACTTTGAGTTCTGTCAATATTTCCTGGAACAGCAAAAACTTCTCTTCCTTGTTCTAAGGCAAAATCTGATGTTATTAATGAACCACTTTTATAAGCAGCCTCAACTACTATAACTCCCTGACATAGTCCACTAATTAGTCTATTTCGTCTTGGAAAATACCCAGGGATTGGTTTTATCCCCGGTGGAAATTCACTTACTATTAATCCACTTTTTAATATATCTTTATATAAATCATTATTTTCTGGAGGATACACATAATCTACTCCAGAAGCAAGTACTGCTATTGTATTCCCAGAAACTCTTATTGCACCTTTATGACCTGCACTATCTATACCTCTGGCCATACCACTCACAATTGTAATCCCTCTTGCTGCCAATTTTGAGGCTAAATTCATTGCTATTTTTTTACCATATAAACTTGCTCTTCTGGCACCTACTATAGCCATAAAATTGCCATAAAAATCTCCACTACCTTTATAATATAATACCGGTGGAGGATCATAAATTTCTTTTAATAACATCGGATATTTATCATCATTTAAAGTTACAAATTCAATATTACTTTCAGCTAATTTTTCTATTTCTTTATCCAAATTTAATTTATTTTTACTGGATATTATCTTCTCTATTTTTTTATGACCTAAGCCCTTGATTTTTCTTAATTGATTTCTATCAATTTCCCAAATTTTTTTAGGGGATTTGAATTTTTTTAATAATTTACTAATAAAAATAGGGCCAAGTCCTTCAA
This portion of the Halanaerobiales bacterium genome encodes:
- the dprA gene encoding DNA-processing protein DprA yields the protein MNNKKYWIGLSKLEGLGPIFISKLLKKFKSPKKIWEIDRNQLRKIKGLGHKKIEKIISSKNKLNLDKEIEKLAESNIEFVTLNDDKYPMLLKEIYDPPPVLYYKGSGDFYGNFMAIVGARRASLYGKKIAMNLASKLAARGITIVSGMARGIDSAGHKGAIRVSGNTIAVLASGVDYVYPPENNDLYKDILKSGLIVSEFPPGIKPIPGYFPRRNRLISGLCQGVIVVEAAYKSGSLITSDFALEQGREVFAVPGNIDRTQSKGCNNLIKEGAKIVTSYQDVIEEMFFYDKEEKTGINYPELSKMEEKIIKIFQINNELYFDQIYEMTEINKNNLSSVLLKLELKELIELNSSKKYVFKGLQKLLKPL